One Glycine max cultivar Williams 82 chromosome 1, Glycine_max_v4.0, whole genome shotgun sequence genomic window, GGTCTTGCTCAGAAACGGTGCCACACAAACACTACTATTCCACGATGCTCCCTCCATTCCAGGTAGATCAACTCTACAACAGATTCCTATGCCTAAACCAAATTTTAGGTTTTGCTTTTATcgcagagagaagaagaagatgaaaggAAAGTATCACACACGCTGAAACGGACTACTAGCTTCCACTTCCCTcttcttgtttatttatttactttatttttatatggaattgaatacataattttgaatgtataaaattgtaataaaatttataatgaatatataaatctttaaaaatatatatgttgtactatagataacaaataatttaacttttgatataaaattatttccattatataattttaaaaatattgaaattaatttaaaaataaagatagatgataataaattaaaagcgATAGacgactaaaaaaattaaacacacatattaaaaataataggaaaataGTTTGATATGATAGACTTTTCTTTATGAATAGTTACAGAAGTTGTATGTGAAATCTAGTCTTGTACTGTGATTTGgagattatatttttaatgacttttttatattaaattctaataaaaatattttaaaaaaactaaaatatcattaattgaattaaatgatgaaaattaatttttaacaagtaaaaaatatttttttttcttatatttgagtacaaaatatttttctagaaTATTATGAGTACTCGTGAGTTATATAACCTTAATGAGCCTTAATGTGACCCAATATCTATACCAAGATTCTtcctaataaagaaaaatgattttgtttctAGTCAAAACTACAATGAACCAGGTTCTTTAAGTGGTTCATGATGAACCAATTTTGTCAACAGTTGGATTCATCTGTAATCTATCCAATCCACACTAGATTTATTTCTCCTCCGGCAACCTTTCCAATTTCGACCACCATCTGTCACTGTCAAGATGTTGGAGAAGGCAAGGTCAAAATCAGGTAGGCAATGCAAATAAATCATTGTGATTTCCTGCATTCACACATTCAACAATTTGGAACTGTTCCATGAAGATTGGATGACTTAAAAGGCCTATCTTTATCCAATGGTTTCATATGCACTCACTGTGTGAATGCGTGAAAAAAGACAACAGACACTGAATCCATTTGGGACGTAGTGTGCCCCTTTTGGTTAGCATAATGATAATACATACTCATGGCAGTTCTGTTCGTGTTGCAGGCTTTACGAAGGGAGAGTTTCTCGGGGTCCACTTAGAGCAACGTGTTTGATCTGGTGGCTTGCATTTCGTGATGATGGAAAATATAGCGCCGCAGACTATGCAAAAATTGCAAGTGAAACGGTATCGAGAGATCGAGAAGGGTCATCCTGGAATCCCTTTGAACAAGGACTAACAACTAAAAGGAGACgaaattttatcataaagatGCTCCAAGGTGTCGTGAAGGGTCTAGCTTACTTGCATGACCATAATAGATTGCACCAGAGTCTAGGACCATTTTCTGTGATTCTCATGTATGCAACTAgcaatcatttaattttattgaagatTTTTCATTTGTCTTATACCTTCTCACCCTACCTTTTATGTGTTTGTCATATGATTGCAGCACAATTTCAGAAAGAGAAGGTTCTTATTTGATTCCAAGACTCCGAGATCTAGCCTTTTCTGTTAATGTCAGGTAAGGTAATGGTTTGCTGAGcatttttgtcttgaattaaattgTTATTAATACATTATGCATATGGGCTGGATAATGTTATCTTTcgtctctctctttttttagtttatctaaatgtttttatcttttctttgaacTTTGGTTTTTGTGTGTAGTATGTTGCCCTGCTTATTGGCAATCACTGGTGCACTctgcatagtttttttttatttatttcttttacatatttttttctattgtgTATTTTGTATTTCTAAATTTCCTAGATAGTCTATGCAGCAAGGTTGGGTTTCACTCTGAGGTCATACTCAAAATTGCTGCTTTATTTGCTATATGCTAACATTCTAACTACAAGCTGAAGTAGTTTACAACATAAATAGCATTACTTATACTTCCATCATTACAGGTACACAGAACTAGATGATTCAGGACAATTTACAGAGGGGCTTTGGAGAAGAGCATCAGGTGCTGGTGCATTCACACAAATGGAGAAAAGAGCTTTTGGAATAGCTGATGACATGTAGCTTGTCAGAACTTGGGTCAATGCAGAAGTTTGTTTCAGCATCTTTTTCAGATTATCGATTTCTTTTATGAGTTCCAATGCAGATATGAAGCAGGTCTTCTTTTTGCATACATGGCTTTTGTTCTATTTTGTGAGGCTGGTGTAATGGATAGCCTTTCCTTGCAAGTAAGCTGTGCTGCCAATTTGACTTCGTCTTTGATAGCTGATAATTCTTTTCTGTGAAAGTTTTCCTTCTTGTAAGACAATATTTTCACTGaagtttttgttggccatgaaATTTAGAGGCTTTTGGAGAACATTTTCCAACTTGATCTTGAAGCAACACGAGAGTATGTAATCTTCTAGTGCAATTTCTGGTTTAGTCTTTTGCGGAGACTCACAGAGTAGACATATGTTATAGTGTTATTTTATAATCTAATTTTTCCATTGGTTG contains:
- the LOC100805144 gene encoding uncharacterized protein, which produces MMNQFCQQLDSSVIYPIHTRFISPPATFPISTTICHCQDVGEGKVKIRLYEGRVSRGPLRATCLIWWLAFRDDGKYSAADYAKIASETVSRDREGSSWNPFEQGLTTKRRRNFIIKMLQGVVKGLAYLHDHNRLHQSLGPFSVILITISEREGSYLIPRLRDLAFSVNVRYTELDDSGQFTEGLWRRASGAGAFTQMEKRAFGIADDIYEAGLLFAYMAFVLFCEAGVMDSLSLQRLLENIFQLDLEATREYCLADDRLVNAVEFLDLGAGAGAELLQAMLNADFRKRPTAEAVLNHRFMTGAVL